The DNA window CGTTCTTTCACTCCTTTTCAAGAGAGAGAGAGGCGGGTTGAATTGTGTACTTCTGTAACTTAGCAAATTTAGTTGGCACTTTTTTAAAACTCTGTAACGAATTATCTTAGTAGGAAAAACCCTGATTCCTAATATTCGCTTCTTTTCACAACAACAAATGGTTATTCAAAAAATGCAAACAAgaagcggtaacatccatctctATTTTTCCACTATTTGATGTAGAATAATAATAGTTTGTAACCCAGCGGTCTCACCTGTCCACCTATTTGGCGGGACTCGAGCTCGAGTCTTATTCCACTCTCCTGCCATCAAAAAATTGAATTACTTCTATAGAGTATTCCAACTATGAGATATTTCCACGAGCGGTAGCATATTGTTTTTAGTAACAACATTGTGATGTTGATTCCATTAGaacaatattataattatactcTAAAAAAATCGCTTTTTATTGGTTTCAATATGAAATTGTAAATTCAGTTCGATAAATTTCACTATCTATTGGATTTCCATATTGAAAACTGGATCATTGATTTTGAAATGATGGTTAACCAAGAGGAAAATGCGTTATTTGTGATAGGAGTGTCTGTTGTGAGATAAtatcacgaatttttatatgtaaaatgagtcgatttgatttatattcattgtgaaaattaatatttttgacataaaaagctatatttttttcataaattgTGTTGGGTTGAAGATtaatctcataaaattgacttATAAAACAATATTATAAGACATTGTTTGGTACATGAGATAAGGgtgagattgataaataatccccTTTATTTCATGTTTGGTACCTTTTTAacatgagtgagtctcatgtgagaccgtctcacggatcataatctgtgagacgggtcaatcctacccatattcacaatagaaagtaatactcttagcataaaaaataatactttttaatgggtgacccaaataagagatccatctcacaaatatgattcgtgagaccgtctcacacaagtttttgccttttaacatattatcttatcattatatttatcCTTGATCTTTATACTATATATTCCTTACTTATCATATCTTATGTATCAAACTGTACCTAAAAGTTTTTGTATTGAATTACTTACTGTTATATCAGATTTTTTTGTTTAATATAatctatattattataatattaggTAACGCAATTCTATAGTAATTATCATTGGTTTCTGAAAGACATCAAATTACTCTAGGTTCTCATGAGAAAACAAAATATAACATCAAACTAAaagttcaaaaataaattttaatataaataaacaattcagtattattataaatattgaaataaataatctttatattttatattatatgataTGAAGGTTGAAGCTATGGACATGGGATTTTCGCCGCTGCATCTGGAAGACTGTCCACACTGCATATCGATCCCAGGTTGGTTCAATTCATGGCGTCCAACTTTCAATGGGTTTAATTGTTCAGAGAGGAAAATGAACAGATTCAAATAGGTAGCTTCGTGTAAAGTAGACCCTACCTCTGCGGGTACTGCTCGCACGGTAGATCTAACTGCTCGAAAAAATCcgagccaatttttttttttttttatacatagTGGTTGGGCCAGATCACTCATGTGGAGAGATCCGAGACGTTCTTTTACTGCCTGCACGGACAGGGTGAAATAATCCGTGAGAATCAAATCTTAGATTTTGCCTTCCGATGAACGCCTAATCAAACTTGTAAAACCTTATTCCCCTGCTCGTTTTGGGCATTTCATCAGAACCCACGcagtaattttattttcatttgcGGGTCTCTGTTTCACATTATGGATTCGAGTTTGCTTTTGCTATTGAGTTGAAGGGATTGATACTAAAGGTTCCACCTTTTTCCTTTTTAGTTTTTGCTGTGTTTGGAATTTTCAGTGTTGTGTGTGACGAGAGTGTGAGGCCGCAAGAGATTGAGTCGAAGCTTTCAGATGGAGGCGGACAGGTACTTTACTTTACACACTTTATTGATCAAGGAGAACTTATCTTGATCGTGTATGACGTCTTTCTCAGTTTCTTCTGTACTTAATAGTTTGATTCTATGCTGTGTATCTTTAATCTATGCTTTCCTGTGATTAATTCGTATTCTTATCTTTAAATTGCTGAGTTCGAATTCTACATTTTGTTAATAATATCTTAAACAAATTAGAACAGCACATTTTGGTCGGCTGTGCTTCTCCATATGGCTATTTCTTGACAATGAATCTGAAACTCCAAGGATTCCACCGCATGATAGTATGTTTCCCTATTGGGTCTGTCAAAATTTTCCCCTTGCATCAGTTGCGAGGATGGATTTAAGGGGGTTGGGGAGATGGCAGCCATGAAAcgaatttgtttaaaaaaaattgtgtttcATTAGCTGCAAATTTTACTCCCCATAATCTATTCTTCTGTTCTATCTCTACCTCCTTGCACCAAATTCTTTTATCTTGACTTTGATCAGTTGCCTTATTTCATCCATTTAAACGGTCTACTTTAAGCACAAAGTATTGGTAGAATCATTGTACAATGTTTTTCACAATTATTGTCTCCTCTGAACCTGTTTGCTGCTAAGAATTTCAGCAACACAAGCCAAATTTCTGTTTATCTCTTCGCTGAAATGTATCAGGCCTGTATCTCTCTCTTACTTTTTTTCTCAGATTGAATTCTCCTCACACATCAGTTGTTATATTTGAAGCTCTCGGCCATCAGCTTCAATTTTCACAGGTAGTACAACTGTTCATGATTATTTTTTCTTATCTTCGTATCAtctaatttaaattaattaaaataaactgtCAATAGTTGCTATTCCCACCATTTGGTGTCACATGATTCTGATTGTGAATGTGTTCTGTTCTATTTGGTGTCATATTACAGTATCTGTTATTTGTTCACAGGGAAAAATCCCGTTACATGCACTTAGTATATGAAAATTTGTGGTTCTTGTAATCATATTTGAATCTCCGATTTATATTCttttaaaacttaataaatgcCTTGGTTTTTACTTTTTATATCTGTTGTTCTTTATAATAAGTATTATTCTGCTTTATATACTATAGACCGAAATAATCTTTTTGCTCGAAAACCATTAGATTGACAATGATGTGTGTATATCCTTGATCTTTGTTTGCTATTTTTTTGACTTATTTCTCTCGAAAGAAAACTGTTTCTTCTGCTTCATGATTGACTCGTTCACAATGACCAACATCCTGCAAATGTGACAGGATCCCAACTCCAAGCATTTAGGAACTACTGTATGGGATGCATCAATGGTGTTGGTCAAATTTTTGGTAAATTTTTTGGGTTCTGATCTCTTTCTATtactgatttttttaaatttttttccatGGAGGACATTTAATTGTATGACCTTCCCGCTATATTTATTTAAAGGATGAAATTCTTTGACTAAAAGCACATAATGCATCATGTTACATTATGCTATTTTAAGAAACAGATGCCATTTTTGTAGAAGGTTGCCCAAAAATCCCCCATAAATGCTGATGATGAATTTAGCTTTCAAACGATTGCTAAATTGTCAGTCTTTGTTTATAATCAAATTAATAAAACATGTTTGGGTTCATTATGAAGGAAAAAAATTGTAGAAAGGGAAGGTTTTCTCCATCTAAACTAAAAGGAAAACGTGTGATCGAAATTGGAGCCGGCTGTGGAGTAGCTGGGTTTGGTGAGCTTCTTGCGTTGTCAAACTTGATCAAAGCAAAGTTTTTGGGACATTCAAGATTAGAGAATAATGATGAGGTTCTTCAGGTATGGCATTGCTCGGATGTGATGTGATTTCAACTGACCAAACTGAAGTTTTGCCTTTGCTTATGAGGAACGTTGAGCGAAATACTTCAAGAATCCTACAAATGAATTCTGATTCAGGTGCACGTCTCTCCGTATCTCTCTTTCTGAATGTGTGTGTTTTTCATAGATTTAGGTTCTTTTTCACCGCTTCCGCATGGTTGAATGAGGGGGCAAGTATTGGAATTCAATAGAGGTGATGAGAGAAGATGAGGGAGGCAAGATGAGGTAACTCGATGAATTTTGGGGGGTCAAAACttgcaattttaaaaaaaaaatggcacAAGCTTGgaagaaaaaaaggaaaaacCTAGTGGGAAGTAGAGGCACATACTTTTGGCTCCCCTTTCTTTTTTCCTCACACTCCGGTTTAATTTCTTGTAGATTCATTTGGATCCATTGAGGTCGCGGAGCTTAACTGGGGTAATGCTGACCATATAAGGGCTGTCGATCCCCCATTTGACTACATAATTGGCACTGATGTTGTTAGTACAATTCTAAATATATTATCCTATTAAAACTATTCTCTTCTTAAGTGGCGAGCTAGGGATTGCACAAAAATATTATCGAATATTGTGCCTTTAACCGACACTGGTAATATCATGTGCTAGTAATACtcatcaactctttgaattttgtTTACTTAGGTATATGTTGAGCACCATTTGGAACCGCTTTTGCAGACTCTACTTTCATTATCAGGACCCAGAACCACAGTTTTGGTATTGCTCTTAAAAGTATTTGAAGTTTGaactaaaaataataatgttCTAATTTGTCAGAACCTTGGTCTGTAGTTGGGTTATGAACTTCGTTCCACTAATGTCCATGATCGAATGCTTGACTTGTGGAAGACGAATTTTGAAGTTAAAACTGTTCCTAAAGCAAAGGTAAACTATCTTCTGGATATACGAATGGCAAATAAGCTGCGGTTACGATAAATTGTTTGGAGCTTGTGAAATAGTGCATGTATATTGTATTTGTATCTGATGGGGTTTTGTGAATATTAAGCATCATGGCGGTAGCTCAGTTTTAAATTTCTCAAATCTGGGACACACTTAAGTCCAAAATGACAAATTATTGCTCAAGATTTTCTGTGGTGGAACTTAAACTGTCTCCTGAATCGTAGTCTTTTGTAATCCATGTAGATGCACGGTGAGTACCAGCATCCAAGTATACAGCTATATATAATGAACCCGAAGGCCTCAAACTGCATGAGCAAAGGAATTGATGATGATGTTGAAGAGGACATATCTGGAGAAATTAAACAAGGGCCAGAGGAAGTTGATGACTGTAGTGCTACTTTTAACAAGGTTGATGACTGTAAAAGTGAC is part of the Primulina eburnea isolate SZY01 chromosome 1, ASM2296580v1, whole genome shotgun sequence genome and encodes:
- the LOC140834717 gene encoding uncharacterized protein, with product MEADRLNSPHTSVVIFEALGHQLQFSQDPNSKHLGTTVWDASMVLVKFLEKNCRKGRFSPSKLKGKRVIEIGAGCGVAGFGMALLGCDVISTDQTEVLPLLMRNVERNTSRILQMNSDSDSFGSIEVAELNWGNADHIRAVDPPFDYIIGTDVVYVEHHLEPLLQTLLSLSGPRTTVLLGYELRSTNVHDRMLDLWKTNFEVKTVPKAKMHGEYQHPSIQLYIMNPKASNCMSKGIDDDVEEDISGEIKQGPEEVDDCSATFNKVDDCKSDRVEEGNILENIPNKKLSDWEARRYGAIAAHLLRDVKTS